The following are encoded in a window of Parambassis ranga chromosome 15, fParRan2.1, whole genome shotgun sequence genomic DNA:
- the LOC114447144 gene encoding NFU1 iron-sulfur cluster scaffold homolog, mitochondrial codes for MAAHMRWGLHQLLRTRSTAHLRFLDKSGSSYHSQFMTHSFRSVQARTGTTHFSIRQLSIQTQDTPNPKSLKFLPGKPVLGSGTLDFPSPNSAGCSSLARNLFEIEGVKSVFFGPDFITVTKTDEDVEWTDIKRHALETIAKFFESGDPITTGAVHHESSLSEDDDDIVSMIKELLDTRIRPTVQEDGGDVIFKGFDNGTVKLKLVGSCTGCPSSTVTLKNGIQNMMQFYIPEVDSVEQVEDEVDEINAKVFSELESKLQK; via the exons atggcgGCGCACATGAGATGGGGTCTTCACCAGTTGTTACGGACAAGAAGCACTGCTCATCTTAG ATTTCTAGACAAGTCTGGAAGCTCGTACCACTCACAGTTCATGACCCACAGCTTCAGAAGTGTTCAAGCTCGGACAGGAACCACACACTTTTCAA TAAGACAACTGTCCATCCAGACCCAAGACACTCCAAACCCCAAGAGCCTGAAGTTTCTTCCCGGTAAACCTGTTCTAGGAAGTGGGACACTTGACTTTCCATCTCCAAACTCTGCTGGATGCTCATCTTTAGCCAG GAACCTGTTTGAAATTGAAGGAGTGAAAAGCGTGTTCTTTGGTCCTGACTTCATCACAGTCACTAAA acaGATGAGGATGTGGAGTGGACCGACATTAAGCGTCATGCTTTGGAGACTATTGCTAAGTTTTTTGAGAGTGGTGACCCAATAACAACAGGAGCAGTACACCATGAAAGCA GTCTgtctgaggatgatgatgatattgTATCCATGATAAAGGAGCTTCTGGACACTAGAATCAG ACCTACAGtgcaggaagatggaggtgaTGTCATCTTCAAGGGTTTTGACAATGGCACTGTCAAGTTGAAGCTGGTCGGCTCATGCACAGGATGTCCTAGCTCTACAGTCACCCTGAAAAATGGCATTCAGAACATGATGCAGTTTTATATCCCTGAAGTAGACAGCGTGGAGCAG GTGGAAGATGAAGTGGATGAAATCAATGCGAAGGTTTTCTCAGAACTTGAAAGCAAACTACAAAAATAA
- the ccar1 gene encoding cell division cycle and apoptosis regulator protein 1 isoform X1, with translation MAQFGGQKNPPWATQFAATAVSQPGHTGQSLDLNSLHSLGVQQPSLLGASPSVYSQQSALAAASLSNQSAAANYQLSQQTAALQQQAAAAAAAALQQSQINTALQQYQQQQQQQQQPPQQPPQQQLYNVPHQLPQPQQALISQPPVALPTSLSLSNPQQTAQITVSYPTPRSSHQQQTQPQKQRVFTGVVSKLHDTFGFVDEDVFFQLSAVKGKTPQVGDRVLVEAVYNPNMPFKWNAQRIQTLPQLANQSHQQQPQPLPQASPQLGNLYSEPGMQLRYSDMHSTDNRQNSQPQPPNMMKAAPTMLQSLPPPTTFSVPAQAPPPSLLQAQLSAASLAPLLQNPPQPLLPQPPPKEVFPGGLLQPPVRMMPQPQPVRRIEPPPRFPTRNDRGPELILRTKEERSRDRDRERRRSRERSPTRKRSRDRSPRRDRSPRRPRRVVPRYTVQFSKFSLDGTSCDMMELRRRYQSLYIPSDFFDAVFTWVDAFPMTRPFQFSNACNFHILHKEVDPLVKNTAVLDPPDANHTYSAKVMLLANPSIEELYHKSCALAEDPQDVRDSFQHPARLIKFLVGMRGKDEAMAIGGHWSPSLDGADPEKDPSVLIKTAIRCCKALTGIDLSLCTQWYRFAEIRYHRPEETHKGRTVPAHVETVVLFLPDVWHCLPTRSEWEVLSRRLREQLAEKLSAERKEADGEQEEEEKDDDESKDVSTPTHWAKLDPKSMKVNDLRKELDCRSLSSKGLKSQLIARLTKQLKVEEQVEESKEPEKQESKVPEEEEPARIEDDREEEERKRQEELERQRRERRYILPDEPTVIVHPNWAAKNGKFDCSVMSLSVLLDYRLEDNKEHSFEVSLFAELFNEMLQRDFGHRIYKAFAALPAKDEKKEKKAKIEAEKKEVEKREVKKEKEEENEEPAAKKTKDDDEEKRKYEEKSLKKEESRDEEENEDDGSTANDEYDPMEAEDADDDEEDDKDDDDSNDRDRKDRKDDRKSSKERSSKDKEKTQMVTHNRELLMAFVYFDQSHCGYLLERDLEEILYTLGLHLSRAQIKKLLNKPVVREYCYYRKLTDKGKDDPIPSYNEVLIENLIGNRGLLPAPKTRAQTETTESGNLIVYNGAMVDVGSMMQKLEKSEKAREEIEQKLMVQDAKMDEDAKVKAQLEQANKVLSRELEEVKSILSQTEQSLKTVEEQNTIYHDQMSKSANSLMATVKGLLAVLKQDPGVDECAGEVTGDHILTSQTNGADE, from the exons ATGGCCCAATTTGGGGGACAGAAGAATCCACCGTGGGCGACTCAGTTTGCTGCCACAGCAGTGTCCCAACCAGGCCACACAGGACAGTCTCTTGACCTCAACAGCCTCCACT CTCTTGGAGTACAGCAGCCATCTCTCCTGGGAGCATCTCCCTCGGTTTACTCCCAGCAGTCAGCCTTGGCTGCAGCTTCTCTCAGCAACCAGTCTGCTGCTGCAAACTATCAGCTGTCTCAGCAAACTGCTGCTCTGCAacagcaagcagcagcagctgctgctgcagcactacAGCAG TCTCAAATCAATACAGCACTCCAGCagtatcagcagcagcaacaacagcagcaacagccacCCCAACAACCCCCTCAACAGCAACTGTACAATGTACCTCATCAG CTTCCACAGCCTCAGCAGGCACTGATATCTCAG CCCCCTGTGGCTTTGCCCACCAGCCTGAGTCTGTCTAACCCCCAGCAGACAGCGCAGATTACTGTGTCGTACCCAACGCCACGTTCAAGccaccaacaacagacacagccACAGAAGCAGCGAGTCTTCactggtgtcgtcagcaaactacATGACACTTTTGGCTTTGTAGATGAAGATGTGTTCTTTCAGTTGAG TGCTGTGAAGGGAAAAACTCCCCAGGTGGGTGACAGAGTCCTAGTGGAAGCTGTGTACAACCCTAATATGCCGTTCAAGTGGAATGCCCAGCGCATCCAGACCTTACCTCAGCTAGCAAATCAGTCG catcagcagcagcctcagcctTTACCTCAAGCTTCCCCACAGCTCGGCAACCTTTACAGTGAACCAGGGATGCAGCTGCGCTACTCAGACATGCACTCTACGGACAACAGACAAAAT AGCCAGCCTCAACCTCCTAACATGATGAAGGCAGCTCCCACCATGCTTCAGTCACTACCTCCCCCAACCACCTTCAGTGTTCCAGCCCAGGCTCCCCCTCCATCACTTTTGCAGGCCCAGCTGTCTGCTGCTTCTCTGGCTCCTCTTCTCCAAAACCCTCCACAGCCTCTCCTACCACAGCCTCCACCCAAAG AAGTGTTTCCTGGCGGTCTGCTTCAGCCTCCAGTAAGAATGATGCCACAGCCGCAGCCTGTTCGGCGTATCGAGCCTCCACCTCGGTTCCCCACTCGCAATGATCGAGGCCCTGAGCTCATCCTTAGGACAAAAGAAGAACGCAG tAGAGATAGAGACCGTGAGCGCAGGCGATCAAGagagcgctcacccacacgcaAACGCTCCAGAGATCGCTCACCAAGACGTGATCGTTCACCGAGACGGCCTCGCAGGGTGGTTCCTCGCTACACAGTCCAGTTTTCCAAGTTTAGCTTAGATGg AACTAGTTGTGACATGATGGAGCTGAGAAGGCGCTACCAAAGCCTCTACATTCCCAGTGATTTTTTTGATGCTGTCTTCACCTGGGTGGATGCCTTTCCTATGACACGACCCTTTCAGTTTAGTAACGCCTGTAACTTCCACATTTTGCACAAAGAAGTGGATCCTCTAGTCAAGAACACAGCTGTTCTGGACCCTCCTGATGCCAACCACACCTACAGTGCTAAG GTGATGCTGCTGGCTAACCCCAGTATAGAGGAGCTCTATCACAAGTCCTGTGCTTTAGCAGAGGACCCACAGGATGTCAGAGACTCCTTCCAACATCCCGCTAGACTCATTAAG TTTTTGGTGGGCATGAGAGGTAAAGACGAGGCCATGGCCATTGGTGGTCACTGGTCTCCCTCTCTGGATGGAGCTGACCCAGAGAAGGATCCATCAGTCCTTATTAAGACAGCCATACGCTGTTGCAAGGCACTCACAGGCATAGACCTTAGTCTGTGCACTCAGTG GTATCGTTTTGCAGAGATTCGCTATCATCGGCCGGAGGAGACACACAAGGGGCGGACAGTCCCTGCTCATGTGGAGACAGTGGTTTTGTTTCTTCCGGATGTTTGGCATTGTCTTCCTACCCGCTCAGAGTGGGAGGTGCTGTCACGCCGTCTACGGGagcagctggctgagaagctgtCGGCCGAGCGAAAGGAGGCGGATGGAGAACAG gaggaagaggagaaggatgacGACGAGTCGAAGGATGTTAGTACTCCCACTCACTGGGCTAAACTTGACCCGAAATCAATGAAG gTAAATGACCTGCGCAAGGAGCTGGATTGTCGCTCTCTAAGCTCTAAGGGGTTAAAGTCACAGCTAATTGCTCGCCTTACCAAGCAGCTGAAGGTGGaagagcaggtggaggagtcCAAGGAGCCTGAGAAACAAGAGAGCAAAGttccagaggaagaggagccagCTCGCATCGAGGACGACAGAGAG gaggaagaaaggaagaggcaagaggagctggagcgTCAACGGAGAGAAAGGCGCTACATCCTCCCTGACGAGCCGACCGTCATTGTACACCCCAACTGGGCAGCCAAGAATGGCAAATTTGATTGTAGTGTTATGTCTCTGAGTGTGCTGCTGGATTACAGACTGGAAGACAACAAGGAGCACTCCTTCGAG GTTTCCCTGTTTGCTGAGCTGTTTAATGAGATGCTGCAGAGAGATTTTGGCCACCGCATATATAAAGCTTTTGCTGCTCTTCCTGCCAAGgatgagaagaaggagaagaaggccaAAATAGAGGCAGAAAAGAAAGAGGTTGAAAAGCGTGAAgtaaagaaggagaaagaagaagaaaatgaagaacCAGCTGCCAAGAAGACTAAAGACGATGACGAGGAAAAGAGAAAG TACGAAGAGAAGTCGCTGAAAAAGGAAGAGTCTAGAGAtgaggaggaaaatgaagatGATGGCAGTACTGCTAATGACGAGTATGACCCTATGGAGGCTGAAGatgcagatgatgatgaggaagatg ACAAAGATGACGACGACTCCAATGACAGAGACAGGAAAGACCGCAAGGATGACCGCAAGTCATCCAAGGAGAGGTCGTCTAAAGATAAG GAGAAGACTCAGATGGTCACACACAACAGGGAGCTGCTGATGGCGTTTGTCTACTTTGACCAGAGCCACTGTGGCTATTTGCTTGAGAGAGATCTGGAGGAGATCCTGTACACACTTGGACTGCATCTTTCTCGTGCTCAg ATAAAGAAGCTCTTGAATAAACCAGTGGTCAGAGAGTATTGTTACTACAGAAAACTGACAGACAAAGGAAAAGACGATCCCATTCCTTCCTATAATGAAGTCCTAATAGAAAACCTCATAG GCAACCGAGGACTACTTCCTGCTCCCAAAACTCGTGCTCAGACAGAGACCACTGAGTCTGGTAATCTGATCGTGTATAACGGGGCCATGGTCGACGTTGGCAGCATGATGCAGAAACTGGAGAAGAGTGAGAAAGCAAGAGAGGAGATAGAGCAGAAGCTCATGGTGCAGGATGCCAAAATGG ATGAAGATGCAAAGGTTAAAGCTCAGCTGGAACAGGCCAACAAAGTGCTGTCcagggagctggaggaagtaaAAAGCATTCTCAGTCAAACCGAGCAGTCTCTGAAGACCGTGGAGGAGCAGAACACCATCTATCACGATCAGATGAGCAAGTCAGCCAACTCCTTGATGGCCACTGTCAAAGGGCTGCTGGCAGTGCTGAAACAG gaTCCAGGGGTAGACGAGTGTGCTGGTGAAGTGACTGGTGATCACATTCTGACATCTCAGACAAATGGCGCGGATGAATGA
- the ccar1 gene encoding cell division cycle and apoptosis regulator protein 1 isoform X2 → MAQFGGQKNPPWATQFAATAVSQPGHTGQSLDLNSLHSLGVQQPSLLGASPSVYSQQSALAAASLSNQSAAANYQLSQQTAALQQQAAAAAAAALQQSQINTALQQYQQQQQQQQQPPQQPPQQQLYNVPHQLPQPQQALISQPPVALPTSLSLSNPQQTAQITVSYPTPRSSHQQQTQPQKQRVFTGVVSKLHDTFGFVDEDVFFQLSAVKGKTPQVGDRVLVEAVYNPNMPFKWNAQRIQTLPQLANQSHQQQPQPLPQASPQLGNLYSEPGMQLRYSDMHSTDNRQNSQPQPPNMMKAAPTMLQSLPPPTTFSVPAQAPPPSLLQAQLSAASLAPLLQNPPQPLLPQPPPKEVFPGGLLQPPVRMMPQPQPVRRIEPPPRFPTRNDRGPELILRTKEERRDRDRERRRSRERSPTRKRSRDRSPRRDRSPRRPRRVVPRYTVQFSKFSLDGTSCDMMELRRRYQSLYIPSDFFDAVFTWVDAFPMTRPFQFSNACNFHILHKEVDPLVKNTAVLDPPDANHTYSAKVMLLANPSIEELYHKSCALAEDPQDVRDSFQHPARLIKFLVGMRGKDEAMAIGGHWSPSLDGADPEKDPSVLIKTAIRCCKALTGIDLSLCTQWYRFAEIRYHRPEETHKGRTVPAHVETVVLFLPDVWHCLPTRSEWEVLSRRLREQLAEKLSAERKEADGEQEEEEKDDDESKDVSTPTHWAKLDPKSMKVNDLRKELDCRSLSSKGLKSQLIARLTKQLKVEEQVEESKEPEKQESKVPEEEEPARIEDDREEEERKRQEELERQRRERRYILPDEPTVIVHPNWAAKNGKFDCSVMSLSVLLDYRLEDNKEHSFEVSLFAELFNEMLQRDFGHRIYKAFAALPAKDEKKEKKAKIEAEKKEVEKREVKKEKEEENEEPAAKKTKDDDEEKRKYEEKSLKKEESRDEEENEDDGSTANDEYDPMEAEDADDDEEDDKDDDDSNDRDRKDRKDDRKSSKERSSKDKEKTQMVTHNRELLMAFVYFDQSHCGYLLERDLEEILYTLGLHLSRAQIKKLLNKPVVREYCYYRKLTDKGKDDPIPSYNEVLIENLIGNRGLLPAPKTRAQTETTESGNLIVYNGAMVDVGSMMQKLEKSEKAREEIEQKLMVQDAKMDEDAKVKAQLEQANKVLSRELEEVKSILSQTEQSLKTVEEQNTIYHDQMSKSANSLMATVKGLLAVLKQDPGVDECAGEVTGDHILTSQTNGADE, encoded by the exons ATGGCCCAATTTGGGGGACAGAAGAATCCACCGTGGGCGACTCAGTTTGCTGCCACAGCAGTGTCCCAACCAGGCCACACAGGACAGTCTCTTGACCTCAACAGCCTCCACT CTCTTGGAGTACAGCAGCCATCTCTCCTGGGAGCATCTCCCTCGGTTTACTCCCAGCAGTCAGCCTTGGCTGCAGCTTCTCTCAGCAACCAGTCTGCTGCTGCAAACTATCAGCTGTCTCAGCAAACTGCTGCTCTGCAacagcaagcagcagcagctgctgctgcagcactacAGCAG TCTCAAATCAATACAGCACTCCAGCagtatcagcagcagcaacaacagcagcaacagccacCCCAACAACCCCCTCAACAGCAACTGTACAATGTACCTCATCAG CTTCCACAGCCTCAGCAGGCACTGATATCTCAG CCCCCTGTGGCTTTGCCCACCAGCCTGAGTCTGTCTAACCCCCAGCAGACAGCGCAGATTACTGTGTCGTACCCAACGCCACGTTCAAGccaccaacaacagacacagccACAGAAGCAGCGAGTCTTCactggtgtcgtcagcaaactacATGACACTTTTGGCTTTGTAGATGAAGATGTGTTCTTTCAGTTGAG TGCTGTGAAGGGAAAAACTCCCCAGGTGGGTGACAGAGTCCTAGTGGAAGCTGTGTACAACCCTAATATGCCGTTCAAGTGGAATGCCCAGCGCATCCAGACCTTACCTCAGCTAGCAAATCAGTCG catcagcagcagcctcagcctTTACCTCAAGCTTCCCCACAGCTCGGCAACCTTTACAGTGAACCAGGGATGCAGCTGCGCTACTCAGACATGCACTCTACGGACAACAGACAAAAT AGCCAGCCTCAACCTCCTAACATGATGAAGGCAGCTCCCACCATGCTTCAGTCACTACCTCCCCCAACCACCTTCAGTGTTCCAGCCCAGGCTCCCCCTCCATCACTTTTGCAGGCCCAGCTGTCTGCTGCTTCTCTGGCTCCTCTTCTCCAAAACCCTCCACAGCCTCTCCTACCACAGCCTCCACCCAAAG AAGTGTTTCCTGGCGGTCTGCTTCAGCCTCCAGTAAGAATGATGCCACAGCCGCAGCCTGTTCGGCGTATCGAGCCTCCACCTCGGTTCCCCACTCGCAATGATCGAGGCCCTGAGCTCATCCTTAGGACAAAAGAAGAACGCAG AGATAGAGACCGTGAGCGCAGGCGATCAAGagagcgctcacccacacgcaAACGCTCCAGAGATCGCTCACCAAGACGTGATCGTTCACCGAGACGGCCTCGCAGGGTGGTTCCTCGCTACACAGTCCAGTTTTCCAAGTTTAGCTTAGATGg AACTAGTTGTGACATGATGGAGCTGAGAAGGCGCTACCAAAGCCTCTACATTCCCAGTGATTTTTTTGATGCTGTCTTCACCTGGGTGGATGCCTTTCCTATGACACGACCCTTTCAGTTTAGTAACGCCTGTAACTTCCACATTTTGCACAAAGAAGTGGATCCTCTAGTCAAGAACACAGCTGTTCTGGACCCTCCTGATGCCAACCACACCTACAGTGCTAAG GTGATGCTGCTGGCTAACCCCAGTATAGAGGAGCTCTATCACAAGTCCTGTGCTTTAGCAGAGGACCCACAGGATGTCAGAGACTCCTTCCAACATCCCGCTAGACTCATTAAG TTTTTGGTGGGCATGAGAGGTAAAGACGAGGCCATGGCCATTGGTGGTCACTGGTCTCCCTCTCTGGATGGAGCTGACCCAGAGAAGGATCCATCAGTCCTTATTAAGACAGCCATACGCTGTTGCAAGGCACTCACAGGCATAGACCTTAGTCTGTGCACTCAGTG GTATCGTTTTGCAGAGATTCGCTATCATCGGCCGGAGGAGACACACAAGGGGCGGACAGTCCCTGCTCATGTGGAGACAGTGGTTTTGTTTCTTCCGGATGTTTGGCATTGTCTTCCTACCCGCTCAGAGTGGGAGGTGCTGTCACGCCGTCTACGGGagcagctggctgagaagctgtCGGCCGAGCGAAAGGAGGCGGATGGAGAACAG gaggaagaggagaaggatgacGACGAGTCGAAGGATGTTAGTACTCCCACTCACTGGGCTAAACTTGACCCGAAATCAATGAAG gTAAATGACCTGCGCAAGGAGCTGGATTGTCGCTCTCTAAGCTCTAAGGGGTTAAAGTCACAGCTAATTGCTCGCCTTACCAAGCAGCTGAAGGTGGaagagcaggtggaggagtcCAAGGAGCCTGAGAAACAAGAGAGCAAAGttccagaggaagaggagccagCTCGCATCGAGGACGACAGAGAG gaggaagaaaggaagaggcaagaggagctggagcgTCAACGGAGAGAAAGGCGCTACATCCTCCCTGACGAGCCGACCGTCATTGTACACCCCAACTGGGCAGCCAAGAATGGCAAATTTGATTGTAGTGTTATGTCTCTGAGTGTGCTGCTGGATTACAGACTGGAAGACAACAAGGAGCACTCCTTCGAG GTTTCCCTGTTTGCTGAGCTGTTTAATGAGATGCTGCAGAGAGATTTTGGCCACCGCATATATAAAGCTTTTGCTGCTCTTCCTGCCAAGgatgagaagaaggagaagaaggccaAAATAGAGGCAGAAAAGAAAGAGGTTGAAAAGCGTGAAgtaaagaaggagaaagaagaagaaaatgaagaacCAGCTGCCAAGAAGACTAAAGACGATGACGAGGAAAAGAGAAAG TACGAAGAGAAGTCGCTGAAAAAGGAAGAGTCTAGAGAtgaggaggaaaatgaagatGATGGCAGTACTGCTAATGACGAGTATGACCCTATGGAGGCTGAAGatgcagatgatgatgaggaagatg ACAAAGATGACGACGACTCCAATGACAGAGACAGGAAAGACCGCAAGGATGACCGCAAGTCATCCAAGGAGAGGTCGTCTAAAGATAAG GAGAAGACTCAGATGGTCACACACAACAGGGAGCTGCTGATGGCGTTTGTCTACTTTGACCAGAGCCACTGTGGCTATTTGCTTGAGAGAGATCTGGAGGAGATCCTGTACACACTTGGACTGCATCTTTCTCGTGCTCAg ATAAAGAAGCTCTTGAATAAACCAGTGGTCAGAGAGTATTGTTACTACAGAAAACTGACAGACAAAGGAAAAGACGATCCCATTCCTTCCTATAATGAAGTCCTAATAGAAAACCTCATAG GCAACCGAGGACTACTTCCTGCTCCCAAAACTCGTGCTCAGACAGAGACCACTGAGTCTGGTAATCTGATCGTGTATAACGGGGCCATGGTCGACGTTGGCAGCATGATGCAGAAACTGGAGAAGAGTGAGAAAGCAAGAGAGGAGATAGAGCAGAAGCTCATGGTGCAGGATGCCAAAATGG ATGAAGATGCAAAGGTTAAAGCTCAGCTGGAACAGGCCAACAAAGTGCTGTCcagggagctggaggaagtaaAAAGCATTCTCAGTCAAACCGAGCAGTCTCTGAAGACCGTGGAGGAGCAGAACACCATCTATCACGATCAGATGAGCAAGTCAGCCAACTCCTTGATGGCCACTGTCAAAGGGCTGCTGGCAGTGCTGAAACAG gaTCCAGGGGTAGACGAGTGTGCTGGTGAAGTGACTGGTGATCACATTCTGACATCTCAGACAAATGGCGCGGATGAATGA